A genomic region of Trifolium pratense cultivar HEN17-A07 linkage group LG3, ARS_RC_1.1, whole genome shotgun sequence contains the following coding sequences:
- the LOC123913971 gene encoding uncharacterized protein LOC123913971 isoform X3, which translates to MVLMLREFRKEGLLKHPRDQRAQGAAVPAGEVGIVMITKTRTTGGEVAAGVMIGMNVTGTVGETGTLVAEAEAAVPVLIARVVEEGVMMMSVIVEAEADQWTAAPLHDTVLVLKGALLQRGVFPLKRVLPPRKAHVVKVLIIVAEMESLLRLAVSHHEVALMLPGARLLEIQMAMNKLFFMKYSKDTSTSVPVTVLIILGDLVIVNGLIRVSEKFYDLSAVCCDREK; encoded by the exons ATGGTCCTAATGCTGAGAGAAT TCAGAAAGGAAGGATTATTGAAACATCCCCGAGATCAAAGAGCTCAAGGAGCCGCAGTCCCAGCAGGAGAAG TAGGCATCGTGATGATTACAAAGACAAGGACTACAGGAGGAGAAGTCGCAGCAGGAGTTATGATAGGAATGAACGTGACAGGTACCGTGGGAGAGACAGGGACTCTCGTCGCCGAAGCAGAAGCCGCAGTGCCAGTCCTGATCGCAAGGGTCGTGGAAGAGGGCGTCATGATGATGAGCGTCATAGTAGAAGCCGAAGCAGATCAGTGGACAG CCGCTCCCCTGCACGACACAGTCCTAGTCCTAAAAGGAGCCCTTCTCCAAAGAGGAGTATTTCCCCTCAAAAGAGTGCTTCCCCCAAGAAAAGCCCACGTCGTGAAAGTCCTGATAATCGTAGCCGAGATGGAAAGTCTCCTACGCCTCGCAGTGTCTCACCACGAGGTCGCCCTGATGCTTCCCGGAGCCCGTCTCCTCGAAATTCAAATGGCGAT GAATAAGCTGTTCTTCATGAAGTATTCCAAAGACACCTCGACAAGTGTACCTGTTACTGTCTTGATAATATTGGGTGATTTGGTCATTGTGAATGGTCTTATCAGAGTCTCGGAAAAATTTTATGATCTAAGTGCAGTTTG TTGTGATCGGGAAAAGTGA
- the LOC123913971 gene encoding uncharacterized protein LOC123913971 isoform X4, which translates to MVLMLREFRKEGLLKHPRDQRAQGAAVPAGEGIVMITKTRTTGGEVAAGVMIGMNVTGTVGETGTLVAEAEAAVPVLIARVVEEGVMMMSVIVEAEADQWTAAPLHDTVLVLKGALLQRGVFPLKRVLPPRKAHVVKVLIIVAEMESLLRLAVSHHEVALMLPGARLLEIQMAMNKLFFMKYSKDTSTSVPVTVLIILGDLVIVNGLIRVSEKFYDLSAVCCDREK; encoded by the exons ATGGTCCTAATGCTGAGAGAAT TCAGAAAGGAAGGATTATTGAAACATCCCCGAGATCAAAGAGCTCAAGGAGCCGCAGTCCCAGCAGGAGAAG GCATCGTGATGATTACAAAGACAAGGACTACAGGAGGAGAAGTCGCAGCAGGAGTTATGATAGGAATGAACGTGACAGGTACCGTGGGAGAGACAGGGACTCTCGTCGCCGAAGCAGAAGCCGCAGTGCCAGTCCTGATCGCAAGGGTCGTGGAAGAGGGCGTCATGATGATGAGCGTCATAGTAGAAGCCGAAGCAGATCAGTGGACAG CCGCTCCCCTGCACGACACAGTCCTAGTCCTAAAAGGAGCCCTTCTCCAAAGAGGAGTATTTCCCCTCAAAAGAGTGCTTCCCCCAAGAAAAGCCCACGTCGTGAAAGTCCTGATAATCGTAGCCGAGATGGAAAGTCTCCTACGCCTCGCAGTGTCTCACCACGAGGTCGCCCTGATGCTTCCCGGAGCCCGTCTCCTCGAAATTCAAATGGCGAT GAATAAGCTGTTCTTCATGAAGTATTCCAAAGACACCTCGACAAGTGTACCTGTTACTGTCTTGATAATATTGGGTGATTTGGTCATTGTGAATGGTCTTATCAGAGTCTCGGAAAAATTTTATGATCTAAGTGCAGTTTG TTGTGATCGGGAAAAGTGA
- the LOC123913971 gene encoding serine/arginine-rich splicing factor SC35 isoform X1: MSHFGRSGPPDIADTYSLLVLNITFRTTADDLFPLFDKYGKVVDIFIPKDRRTGESRGFAFVRYKYADEASKAVDRLDGRMVDGREITVQFAKYGPNAERIQKGRIIETSPRSKSSRSRSPSRRSRHRDDYKDKDYRRRSRSRSYDRNERDRYRGRDRDSRRRSRSRSASPDRKGRGRGRHDDERHSRSRSRSVDSRSPARHSPSPKRSPSPKRSISPQKSASPKKSPRRESPDNRSRDGKSPTPRSVSPRGRPDASRSPSPRNSNGDE, translated from the exons aTGTCTCATTTCGGTAGGTCAGGTCCTCCAGACATCGCCGATACCTATTCTCTCCTCGTCCTCAACATCACTTTCC GTACAACCGCCGATGACCTATTTCCTCTCTTTGATAAGTATGGCAAGGTTGTTGACATCTTCATCCCCAAAGATCGAAG aaCTGGTGAATCGAGGGGTTTCGCTTTTGTGCGTTATAAGTATGCTGATGAAGCTTCCAAGGCTGTTGATAGGCTCGACG gAAGAATGGTTGATGGTCGTGAAATAACTGTTCAGTTTGCAAAATATGGTCCTAATGCTGAGAGAAT TCAGAAAGGAAGGATTATTGAAACATCCCCGAGATCAAAGAGCTCAAGGAGCCGCAGTCCCAGCAGGAGAAG TAGGCATCGTGATGATTACAAAGACAAGGACTACAGGAGGAGAAGTCGCAGCAGGAGTTATGATAGGAATGAACGTGACAGGTACCGTGGGAGAGACAGGGACTCTCGTCGCCGAAGCAGAAGCCGCAGTGCCAGTCCTGATCGCAAGGGTCGTGGAAGAGGGCGTCATGATGATGAGCGTCATAGTAGAAGCCGAAGCAGATCAGTGGACAG CCGCTCCCCTGCACGACACAGTCCTAGTCCTAAAAGGAGCCCTTCTCCAAAGAGGAGTATTTCCCCTCAAAAGAGTGCTTCCCCCAAGAAAAGCCCACGTCGTGAAAGTCCTGATAATCGTAGCCGAGATGGAAAGTCTCCTACGCCTCGCAGTGTCTCACCACGAGGTCGCCCTGATGCTTCCCGGAGCCCGTCTCCTCGAAATTCAAATGGCGAT GAATAA
- the LOC123913971 gene encoding serine/arginine-rich splicing factor SC35 isoform X2, with protein sequence MSHFGRSGPPDIADTYSLLVLNITFRTTADDLFPLFDKYGKVVDIFIPKDRRTGESRGFAFVRYKYADEASKAVDRLDGRMVDGREITVQFAKYGPNAERIQKGRIIETSPRSKSSRSRSPSRRRHRDDYKDKDYRRRSRSRSYDRNERDRYRGRDRDSRRRSRSRSASPDRKGRGRGRHDDERHSRSRSRSVDSRSPARHSPSPKRSPSPKRSISPQKSASPKKSPRRESPDNRSRDGKSPTPRSVSPRGRPDASRSPSPRNSNGDE encoded by the exons aTGTCTCATTTCGGTAGGTCAGGTCCTCCAGACATCGCCGATACCTATTCTCTCCTCGTCCTCAACATCACTTTCC GTACAACCGCCGATGACCTATTTCCTCTCTTTGATAAGTATGGCAAGGTTGTTGACATCTTCATCCCCAAAGATCGAAG aaCTGGTGAATCGAGGGGTTTCGCTTTTGTGCGTTATAAGTATGCTGATGAAGCTTCCAAGGCTGTTGATAGGCTCGACG gAAGAATGGTTGATGGTCGTGAAATAACTGTTCAGTTTGCAAAATATGGTCCTAATGCTGAGAGAAT TCAGAAAGGAAGGATTATTGAAACATCCCCGAGATCAAAGAGCTCAAGGAGCCGCAGTCCCAGCAGGAGAAG GCATCGTGATGATTACAAAGACAAGGACTACAGGAGGAGAAGTCGCAGCAGGAGTTATGATAGGAATGAACGTGACAGGTACCGTGGGAGAGACAGGGACTCTCGTCGCCGAAGCAGAAGCCGCAGTGCCAGTCCTGATCGCAAGGGTCGTGGAAGAGGGCGTCATGATGATGAGCGTCATAGTAGAAGCCGAAGCAGATCAGTGGACAG CCGCTCCCCTGCACGACACAGTCCTAGTCCTAAAAGGAGCCCTTCTCCAAAGAGGAGTATTTCCCCTCAAAAGAGTGCTTCCCCCAAGAAAAGCCCACGTCGTGAAAGTCCTGATAATCGTAGCCGAGATGGAAAGTCTCCTACGCCTCGCAGTGTCTCACCACGAGGTCGCCCTGATGCTTCCCGGAGCCCGTCTCCTCGAAATTCAAATGGCGAT GAATAA